A genomic segment from Frateuria edaphi encodes:
- a CDS encoding GGDEF domain-containing protein — protein sequence MDAPTRLITVRGLPATLAASGRIPPECRTHVEALVRLRTTTFARWLAPLTLAWIPLDVLALGAADALPALVLRLALAGGLLALSQHARRLPRFTAMWLLLALQAVGFGLLQWRVPPHEDSLRIGYGLFPYLMAAQLALFPLPWWRNLLAALLAASQLALLLALEGAPADALLWNRVWLFGLIVAVGTWTGQAQLRLLVRLLAARRDAAHDPLTGLANRRHATARLQAACADADRRNEPLSVLMLDLDHFKRVNDRHGHAGGDSVLVALAQVLRRELRASDLAARHGGEEFLAVLPACDPTDALATAERIRLAVATMHVPVPDGAAQVTVSIGLATRDAGEGPEALVARADAALYRAKASGRNRCVVG from the coding sequence GTGGACGCACCCACTCGCCTGATCACGGTTCGCGGACTCCCCGCCACACTCGCGGCCAGTGGCCGCATACCACCCGAATGCCGGACCCACGTCGAAGCACTGGTGCGCCTGCGCACCACGACCTTCGCACGGTGGCTGGCGCCGCTCACGCTGGCATGGATACCGCTGGACGTGTTGGCGCTCGGCGCTGCCGACGCTTTGCCCGCACTGGTCTTGCGCCTGGCGCTCGCCGGCGGGTTGCTCGCCTTGTCGCAACATGCCCGGCGACTGCCACGCTTCACCGCCATGTGGCTGCTGCTCGCGCTGCAGGCGGTCGGCTTTGGACTGCTGCAGTGGCGGGTACCGCCGCACGAGGACTCGCTGCGGATCGGTTATGGCCTGTTTCCTTACCTGATGGCCGCACAGCTCGCGCTGTTCCCGCTGCCGTGGTGGCGCAATCTGCTCGCGGCACTGCTCGCAGCCAGCCAGCTCGCCTTGCTGCTTGCCCTGGAAGGTGCGCCTGCCGATGCGTTGCTGTGGAACCGGGTCTGGCTGTTCGGCCTGATCGTGGCCGTCGGCACGTGGACCGGCCAGGCCCAGTTGCGCCTGCTGGTGCGCCTGCTCGCCGCCCGTCGCGACGCCGCGCACGATCCGCTCACTGGCCTGGCCAACCGGCGCCACGCCACCGCCCGCCTGCAGGCGGCCTGTGCGGATGCCGATCGCCGCAACGAGCCGCTGTCGGTGCTGATGCTCGACCTGGATCACTTCAAGCGCGTCAACGACCGTCATGGCCATGCCGGCGGCGACAGCGTGCTGGTGGCGCTCGCCCAGGTGCTCCGGCGGGAGCTGCGCGCCTCCGACCTGGCCGCGCGCCACGGCGGCGAGGAATTTCTCGCCGTGCTGCCTGCCTGTGACCCGACCGATGCGCTGGCGACCGCCGAACGCATCCGCCTGGCTGTCGCAACGATGCACGTGCCGGTGCCCGATGGCGCGGCGCAGGTCACGGTGAGCATCGGGCTGGCGACCCGCGATGCAGGCGAAGGCCCGGAGGCGTTGGTCGCCCGCGCCGATGCGGCGCTGTATCGCGCCAAGGCGTCGGGCCGCAACCGGTGCGTGGTCGGCTAG
- a CDS encoding UbiD family decarboxylase, translating to MSHHDLRSFLAQLERQHQLARVQAPVDPHLETTALCHRALREGGPALLMEHPVGSDHAFLGNLFGHRRRIELALAGRPIASLRELGQLLASIKEPRWPANLRQALANWPELAQLAHVAPRHVDEAAFLHETVEAEDVDLARLPIQHCWPGDAGRLVTLGLVVTRGTTKRRQNVAIYRQQVIGRNRVIMRWLPHRGGALDYADWRIDRPGQPFPVLVAIGADPATLLAAVAPVPDTLSEYEFAGLLRAERTRLWRSDLTGLDAPAGAEILLEGFIHPDDTALEGPFGDHTGYYNAQDHFPVLTIERMHLRQDAIYHGSYMGRAPFDEPSVLAMALNEIFVPILQKVFPEIVDFHLPPEACSYRVAVVAIGKQYAGHARRVMMGVWSYLRQFTYTKFVIVVDADVDVRDWSQVIWAIATRVDPARDTMLVENTPIDYLDFASPVAGMGSKLGIDATNKWPGETSRAWGMPIAPDAAVEERVDALWRALGAHAGNR from the coding sequence ATGAGCCACCACGACCTGCGCTCCTTCCTCGCCCAGCTCGAACGCCAGCACCAGCTCGCCCGCGTGCAGGCGCCGGTCGATCCGCACCTGGAAACCACCGCGCTCTGCCACCGCGCCCTGCGCGAAGGCGGACCGGCGCTGCTGATGGAACACCCCGTCGGCTCGGACCACGCCTTCCTCGGCAACCTGTTCGGCCACCGCCGCCGCATCGAACTGGCCCTCGCCGGCCGGCCGATCGCCAGCCTGCGCGAGCTGGGCCAGTTGCTCGCCTCGATCAAGGAACCGCGCTGGCCGGCCAACCTGCGCCAGGCGCTCGCCAACTGGCCCGAACTGGCGCAACTGGCGCACGTCGCGCCGCGCCACGTCGACGAGGCGGCCTTCCTGCACGAAACGGTCGAGGCCGAGGACGTCGATCTCGCCCGACTGCCCATCCAGCACTGCTGGCCGGGCGACGCGGGACGGCTGGTCACGCTGGGGCTGGTGGTCACCCGCGGCACCACCAAGCGCCGGCAGAACGTGGCGATCTACCGCCAGCAGGTGATCGGCCGCAACCGCGTGATCATGCGCTGGCTGCCGCACCGCGGCGGTGCGCTGGACTATGCCGACTGGCGCATCGATCGCCCGGGCCAGCCCTTCCCCGTGCTGGTCGCGATCGGCGCTGATCCCGCCACGCTGCTTGCCGCCGTGGCGCCGGTGCCGGACACGCTTTCCGAATATGAATTCGCTGGCCTGCTGCGCGCCGAACGCACGCGCCTGTGGCGCAGCGACCTGACCGGGCTGGATGCGCCCGCCGGCGCCGAGATCCTGCTCGAAGGCTTCATCCACCCGGACGACACCGCGCTGGAAGGTCCGTTCGGCGACCACACCGGCTACTACAACGCACAGGACCACTTCCCCGTGCTCACCATCGAGCGCATGCACCTGCGCCAGGACGCGATCTACCACGGCAGCTACATGGGCCGCGCGCCGTTCGACGAGCCTTCGGTGCTGGCGATGGCGTTGAACGAGATCTTCGTGCCGATCCTGCAGAAGGTGTTCCCCGAGATCGTCGACTTCCATCTGCCGCCGGAAGCCTGCTCCTACCGCGTCGCGGTGGTCGCCATCGGCAAGCAGTACGCCGGCCACGCACGGCGCGTGATGATGGGCGTGTGGTCGTACCTGCGCCAGTTCACCTACACCAAGTTCGTGATCGTGGTCGATGCCGACGTCGACGTCCGCGACTGGTCGCAGGTGATCTGGGCCATCGCCACGCGGGTGGATCCGGCGCGCGACACGATGCTGGTGGAGAACACCCCGATCGACTACCTCGATTTCGCCAGCCCGGTCGCGGGCATGGGCTCCAAACTCGGCATCGACGCGACCAACAAGTGGCCGGGCGAGACCAGCCGCGCGTGGGGCATGCCGATTGCGCCGGATGCGGCGGTGGAGGAGCGCGTGGATGCGTTGTGGCGCGCACTCGGCGCCCATGCCGGGAATCGCTAG
- a CDS encoding DnrO protein, which translates to MSLTKLSIVLLGALAVAPGAVRAQHDHAAHAHVTQAVAPPVQRWAADAALRDGMGRIHTALEELRHYEMGHMDATMALDRVGLIEQATTDIFAKCKLAPEQDAVLHGMLVPLLGAAQKLKTDPRDMAQVQAMRNAVADYPRYFDDPGWAVAGGHAH; encoded by the coding sequence ATGTCCTTGACGAAGCTGTCCATCGTCCTGCTCGGCGCCCTCGCGGTGGCCCCGGGTGCCGTCCGAGCCCAGCACGACCACGCCGCGCACGCGCACGTCACCCAGGCGGTGGCGCCGCCGGTGCAGCGGTGGGCCGCCGATGCGGCGCTGCGCGATGGCATGGGGCGCATCCACACCGCGCTGGAGGAGCTGCGCCACTACGAAATGGGCCACATGGACGCGACCATGGCGCTGGATCGCGTCGGCCTGATCGAACAGGCGACTACCGACATCTTCGCCAAGTGCAAGCTCGCGCCGGAACAGGACGCCGTGCTGCACGGCATGCTGGTGCCCCTGCTCGGCGCCGCGCAGAAGCTAAAGACCGATCCGCGGGACATGGCGCAGGTGCAGGCCATGCGCAACGCGGTGGCGGACTATCCGCGGTACTTCGACGACCCGGGCTGGGCGGTGGCCGGCGGGCACGCGCACTGA
- the ubiU gene encoding ubiquinone anaerobic biosynthesis protein UbiU, giving the protein MVAIGYGRALIRDKLIHVNAASASGDHDARTSTDTEVRMQLVCPAGNLPALQAAIAAGADAVYVGLRDETNARAFPGLNFSDAELQQGIAHAHAHGRKVYLALNTYPDSARLAQWHAAVDKAAVLGCDAIIAAELAVLDYASRTHPAMARHLSVQSSATTAPALRYMHERFGISRAVLPRVLSIQQVERLCETSPVPLEVFAFGSLCIMVEGRCQLSSYVTGASPNRHGVCSPAKYVRWDEHDDGRRSVRLNDVLIDRFEPSEPAGYPTVCKGRFDVGGETFHALEEPTSLNTLELLPRLAKAGVAALKIEGRQRGVAYVTAVTHTWRDALDRYRAAPDAWSAQPAWQTALTRHAEGHQTTLGPYHRRWH; this is encoded by the coding sequence ATGGTAGCGATCGGCTACGGGCGTGCCTTGATCCGCGACAAACTGATCCACGTCAACGCCGCGTCCGCTTCCGGCGACCACGATGCGCGCACTTCCACGGATACCGAGGTGCGCATGCAACTGGTCTGTCCCGCCGGCAACCTGCCGGCCCTGCAGGCGGCGATCGCCGCGGGCGCCGATGCGGTCTACGTGGGCTTGCGCGACGAAACCAACGCCCGCGCCTTTCCCGGCCTCAACTTCTCCGATGCGGAGCTGCAGCAAGGCATCGCCCATGCCCACGCCCACGGCCGCAAGGTCTACCTGGCGCTCAACACCTACCCCGACAGCGCGAGGCTGGCGCAATGGCACGCAGCGGTCGACAAGGCCGCGGTGCTGGGCTGCGATGCGATCATCGCGGCCGAACTGGCGGTACTGGATTACGCCTCGCGCACGCACCCGGCGATGGCGCGGCACCTTTCCGTGCAGAGTTCGGCCACCACTGCGCCCGCGCTGCGCTACATGCACGAGCGCTTCGGCATCAGCCGCGCGGTGCTGCCGCGTGTGCTCTCCATCCAGCAGGTCGAGCGGCTGTGCGAGACCAGCCCGGTGCCGCTGGAGGTGTTTGCCTTCGGCAGCCTGTGCATCATGGTCGAGGGGCGCTGCCAGCTCTCCAGCTATGTCACCGGCGCTTCGCCCAACCGCCACGGCGTGTGCTCCCCGGCGAAGTACGTGCGCTGGGACGAACACGACGACGGGCGCCGCAGCGTGCGCCTCAACGATGTGCTGATCGACAGGTTCGAGCCGTCCGAACCGGCCGGTTACCCGACCGTGTGCAAGGGCCGCTTCGACGTCGGCGGCGAAACCTTCCACGCGCTGGAGGAGCCGACCAGCCTCAACACGCTCGAACTGCTCCCGCGCCTGGCCAAGGCCGGCGTCGCCGCCCTGAAGATCGAGGGCCGCCAGCGCGGCGTGGCCTATGTCACCGCCGTCACCCACACCTGGCGCGATGCGCTGGATCGCTACCGCGCCGCTCCCGATGCCTGGTCGGCGCAGCCTGCATGGCAAACGGCACTGACCCGCCATGCCGAAGGCCACCAGACCACCCTCGGTCCCTACCACCGCCGCTGGCACTGA
- a CDS encoding U32 family peptidase, producing MKLSLGPLQYFWPRERTLAFYREAAHWPVDVIYLGETVCSKRRELATRDWIDLATELARSGKQVVLSSLALIEAESEVGVVKRLVAEGYGWIEANDLSAVQVCRERGVPFVAGPTLNVYNHRALALLMDDGLRRWVPGVEQGHALISELRNAMLAEGGAMPEVEVIAFGRLPLSFSARCFTARALDVPKDQCGFRCIDYPDGLPLATREGKPFLRINGIQIQGEEITDLGPELPMLRELDVDVLRLYPQAEGMAEVVAHFHLARRSPQPPPRIGARNGYWFGEPGMQVAGA from the coding sequence ATGAAACTCAGCCTCGGGCCGCTGCAGTATTTCTGGCCGCGCGAACGCACGCTGGCCTTCTACCGGGAAGCCGCGCATTGGCCGGTCGACGTGATCTACCTGGGCGAGACGGTGTGCAGCAAACGCCGGGAACTGGCTACCCGCGACTGGATCGACCTGGCCACGGAACTGGCCCGAAGCGGCAAACAGGTCGTGCTTTCCTCGCTCGCGCTGATCGAGGCCGAATCGGAGGTGGGCGTGGTCAAGCGACTGGTGGCCGAAGGCTACGGCTGGATCGAAGCCAACGACCTGTCCGCCGTGCAGGTCTGCCGCGAACGCGGGGTGCCGTTCGTCGCCGGTCCCACGCTCAACGTCTACAACCACCGCGCACTCGCGCTCCTGATGGACGACGGGCTGCGCCGCTGGGTGCCTGGCGTCGAACAGGGCCATGCGCTGATCAGCGAACTGCGCAACGCGATGCTGGCCGAAGGCGGCGCGATGCCGGAGGTGGAAGTGATCGCCTTCGGTCGCCTGCCGCTGTCGTTCTCCGCGCGCTGTTTCACCGCCCGCGCGCTGGACGTGCCCAAGGACCAGTGCGGCTTCCGCTGCATCGACTACCCCGACGGCCTGCCCCTGGCCACCCGCGAAGGCAAGCCCTTCCTGCGCATCAACGGGATCCAGATCCAAGGCGAGGAGATCACCGACCTGGGGCCGGAGCTGCCGATGCTGCGCGAACTGGACGTGGACGTGCTGCGGCTCTATCCGCAGGCGGAGGGGATGGCCGAGGTCGTGGCGCACTTCCATCTGGCCCGGCGCTCGCCGCAACCGCCCCCGCGAATCGGGGCGCGCAACGGGTACTGGTTCGGAGAGCCGGGGATGCAGGTGGCTGGAGCCTGA
- the trhA gene encoding PAQR family membrane homeostasis protein TrhA has product MNLPRRIRKLARASTTGEEIANSISHGLGLLLAIAGLPLLILDALRRGGALPVLGAAVFGGSAIVLYLASTLYHAIPHARAKSMLRRFDHAAIYLLIAGTYTPIALGVLRGGVGWALLAVIWTLAVAGVIFKLLVGARFHRLSTGLYVAMGWLALAAIRPLWQHMAPGGLAWLLAGGLAYTVGVVFYLLHEKLRYSHFAWHLFVLAGTGCHYFAVWRYAH; this is encoded by the coding sequence ATGAACCTCCCGCGGCGCATCCGCAAGCTCGCCCGCGCATCGACCACCGGCGAGGAGATCGCCAACAGCATCAGCCATGGGCTGGGCCTGCTGCTGGCGATCGCGGGCCTGCCGCTGCTCATCCTGGACGCGCTGCGGCGCGGCGGTGCGCTGCCGGTGCTCGGCGCGGCGGTGTTCGGCGGCAGCGCCATCGTGCTGTACCTGGCGTCAACCCTGTACCACGCCATCCCGCATGCACGCGCCAAGTCGATGCTGCGACGGTTCGACCACGCAGCCATCTACCTGCTGATCGCCGGAACCTACACGCCGATCGCGCTGGGCGTTCTGCGCGGCGGCGTCGGCTGGGCGCTGCTCGCCGTGATCTGGACGCTCGCGGTGGCTGGCGTGATCTTCAAGCTGCTGGTCGGCGCACGCTTCCATCGCCTCTCCACCGGCCTGTACGTGGCGATGGGGTGGCTTGCACTGGCCGCCATCCGCCCGCTGTGGCAGCACATGGCCCCCGGCGGGCTGGCCTGGCTGCTTGCCGGTGGCCTGGCCTACACCGTGGGCGTGGTGTTCTACCTGCTGCACGAGAAGCTGCGCTACAGCCATTTCGCCTGGCACCTGTTCGTGCTCGCCGGCACCGGCTGCCACTACTTCGCGGTGTGGCGTTACGCCCACTGA
- the fabB gene encoding beta-ketoacyl-ACP synthase I, with the protein MRRVVVTGMGIVSCLGNVADTVARALRDMKSGIRAMPDYATRGLRSQVAGVPHIDLEAAIDRKLRRFMGDAAAYAYVSMRSAIADAGLTHEQVSHPRTGVVAGSGGGSAHWQIETADLLRERGVRRVGPYMVPRTMCSTVSATLATTFGILGLSYSIAAACATSAHCIGAAADLIRHGAQDVVFAGGGEEEHWGMTAQFDAMGALASGRNDTPTAASRPYDAGRDGFVIAGGGGMLVLEDYEHARARGAHIHAELVGYGVTSDGADMVAPSGEGAVRCMQMALADLQRPVDYVNTHGTATPLGDIIELNAMREVFGEAMPPLSSTKALTGHSLGAASVHEAIYSLLMMRGGFVAGSANIDTLDERAQGFPILRESRPARLATVMSNSFGFGGTNASLVFARV; encoded by the coding sequence ATGCGTCGCGTAGTGGTCACCGGAATGGGCATCGTCTCCTGCCTGGGGAACGTGGCGGACACCGTCGCGCGCGCCTTGCGCGACATGAAGAGCGGCATCCGCGCGATGCCTGACTACGCCACCCGCGGCCTGCGCAGCCAGGTCGCCGGGGTGCCGCACATCGACCTGGAGGCGGCGATCGACCGCAAGCTGCGCCGCTTCATGGGCGACGCGGCAGCCTACGCCTACGTATCGATGCGCTCGGCCATCGCCGATGCCGGTCTGACGCACGAGCAGGTCAGCCATCCGCGCACAGGCGTGGTGGCCGGCTCGGGCGGCGGCTCGGCGCACTGGCAGATCGAGACCGCGGACCTGCTGCGCGAGAGGGGCGTGCGTCGCGTCGGCCCGTACATGGTGCCGCGCACGATGTGTTCCACGGTGTCGGCGACACTCGCTACCACGTTCGGCATCCTGGGGCTGAGCTATTCGATCGCGGCGGCGTGCGCCACCTCGGCGCATTGCATCGGCGCGGCCGCCGACCTGATCCGCCACGGCGCGCAGGATGTGGTCTTCGCTGGCGGCGGCGAAGAGGAGCATTGGGGCATGACCGCGCAGTTCGACGCGATGGGCGCGCTCGCCAGTGGCCGCAACGACACGCCCACCGCCGCCTCGCGCCCGTACGACGCGGGCCGAGACGGCTTCGTCATCGCCGGTGGTGGCGGCATGCTGGTGCTGGAGGACTACGAGCACGCCAGGGCACGCGGCGCGCACATCCACGCCGAGCTGGTCGGTTACGGCGTAACCTCCGACGGCGCCGACATGGTGGCGCCGAGCGGGGAGGGCGCGGTGCGCTGCATGCAGATGGCGCTGGCCGACCTCCAGCGGCCGGTCGACTACGTCAACACCCACGGCACCGCCACGCCGCTGGGCGACATCATCGAGCTCAACGCGATGCGCGAAGTGTTCGGCGAGGCGATGCCCCCGCTGTCCTCGACCAAGGCGTTGACCGGCCATTCGCTCGGTGCTGCCAGCGTGCACGAGGCGATCTACAGCCTGCTGATGATGCGCGGCGGCTTCGTCGCCGGCTCGGCGAACATCGACACGCTCGATGAGCGCGCCCAGGGTTTCCCGATCCTGCGCGAAAGCCGCCCGGCGCGGTTGGCGACGGTGATGTCCAACAGCTTCGGATTCGGCGGCACCAACGCCAGCCTGGTGTTCGCGCGGGTATGA
- the fabA gene encoding 3-hydroxyacyl-[acyl-carrier-protein] dehydratase FabA, protein MTRPSSFDREQLLACARGELFGPGNARLPSPPMLMFDRITHVDDHGGAHGKGVLRAELDIHPELWFFGCHFAGDPVMPGCLGLDAMWQLSGFFLPWLGEPGRGRALGVGQVKFTGQVLPSAKLVRYEIDVRRVVRGKLNLVVSDGKTFVDDRLIYVATDMRVGLFQSTENL, encoded by the coding sequence ATGACACGTCCTTCCTCGTTCGATCGCGAACAACTGCTTGCCTGCGCCCGCGGCGAACTGTTCGGCCCCGGCAACGCGCGCCTGCCGTCGCCGCCGATGCTCATGTTCGACCGCATCACGCACGTCGACGACCACGGCGGCGCGCATGGCAAGGGCGTGCTGCGCGCGGAGCTGGACATCCATCCGGAGCTCTGGTTCTTCGGCTGCCATTTCGCCGGCGACCCGGTGATGCCCGGCTGCCTCGGACTCGACGCGATGTGGCAGCTCTCCGGCTTCTTCCTGCCGTGGCTGGGCGAACCCGGCCGTGGCCGTGCGCTGGGCGTGGGGCAGGTGAAGTTCACCGGCCAGGTGCTGCCGAGCGCGAAGCTGGTGCGCTACGAGATCGACGTGCGCCGCGTGGTCCGCGGCAAGCTCAACCTGGTGGTGAGCGACGGCAAGACCTTCGTCGACGACCGCCTGATCTACGTGGCGACCGACATGCGGGTAGGCCTGTTCCAGTCGACGGAGAACCTCTGA
- a CDS encoding L-aspartate oxidase, with protein MRADAPLLIVGAGVAGLSTALAAAPRPVRLLCRAHEGTGSASALAQGGIAAAMDAADSPAAHARDTLAAGAHHNDAAAVRWLTDMAPLTVDWLAAQGVAFDRHQDGTLRLGREGGHGLPRIVHAGGDATGAALVRALRTQAQRTSHIQWRGGVDVEALLWRDDRVAGLRTRDERGREETHHAAHVVLATGGIGSLFARTSNPAGADGAGLALGLAAGAAARDLEFVQFHPTALDLPQLQSLPLVTEALRGAGARLRDAHGRPLMDGVHPLGDLAPRDVVARRVWMACQEGGAWLDATAVTDWPGRFPTVLAACLEHGIDPRTAPIPVTPAVHFHMGGLATDLDGGTGVPGLHAVGEVACNGVHGANRLASNSLLEGVACGRRLGTRLATLPWAKRGQGAMRWIERGPSLDADTLTALRQRMWTAAGPQRDAAALRDALRLCGLWHGWQARLAEALLLAALRRTESLGAHCRRDALAA; from the coding sequence ATGCGCGCCGACGCGCCGTTGCTGATCGTCGGAGCGGGCGTCGCCGGCCTTTCCACCGCGCTCGCCGCCGCGCCGCGGCCGGTGCGCCTGTTGTGCCGGGCGCACGAGGGCACGGGCAGCGCCAGCGCACTGGCCCAGGGCGGCATCGCCGCGGCGATGGATGCGGCAGACAGTCCCGCCGCGCATGCACGCGACACGCTGGCGGCCGGCGCCCACCATAACGATGCGGCCGCGGTGCGCTGGCTCACCGACATGGCGCCACTCACCGTCGACTGGCTTGCCGCGCAGGGCGTGGCATTCGATCGCCATCAGGACGGTACGCTGCGGCTCGGTCGCGAAGGCGGCCACGGCCTGCCGCGCATCGTGCATGCCGGCGGCGATGCCACCGGCGCGGCGCTGGTTCGCGCGCTGCGCACGCAGGCGCAACGCACCTCGCACATCCAGTGGCGCGGCGGTGTCGACGTCGAAGCCCTGTTGTGGCGGGACGACCGCGTGGCCGGCCTGCGCACGCGCGACGAGCGCGGCCGCGAGGAAACCCATCACGCCGCCCACGTGGTGCTTGCCACCGGCGGCATCGGCAGCCTGTTCGCACGCACCAGCAATCCGGCCGGCGCCGATGGCGCCGGTCTCGCCCTCGGCCTGGCCGCCGGGGCCGCGGCGCGCGACCTGGAGTTCGTGCAGTTCCACCCGACCGCGCTCGACCTGCCGCAGCTGCAGAGCCTGCCGCTGGTCACCGAAGCGCTGCGCGGCGCCGGCGCGCGGCTGCGCGACGCGCATGGCCGTCCGCTGATGGACGGCGTGCACCCGCTCGGCGACCTCGCGCCGCGCGACGTGGTTGCCCGGCGCGTGTGGATGGCCTGCCAGGAGGGAGGCGCCTGGCTCGATGCCACCGCCGTCACCGACTGGCCCGGTCGCTTTCCGACCGTGCTAGCCGCCTGTCTGGAGCACGGCATCGATCCGCGCACCGCGCCGATCCCGGTGACGCCCGCCGTCCACTTCCACATGGGCGGCCTGGCCACCGACCTCGACGGCGGCACCGGCGTGCCGGGCCTGCACGCGGTGGGCGAGGTGGCGTGCAACGGCGTGCACGGCGCCAACCGGCTCGCCAGCAACTCGCTGCTCGAAGGCGTGGCCTGCGGACGGCGGCTGGGCACGCGATTGGCGACGCTGCCATGGGCAAAGCGCGGGCAGGGCGCGATGCGCTGGATCGAGCGGGGTCCGTCGCTCGATGCCGACACGCTGACGGCGCTGCGCCAGCGCATGTGGACCGCCGCCGGCCCACAGCGCGATGCCGCCGCGTTGCGTGACGCGCTACGCCTGTGCGGACTCTGGCATGGCTGGCAGGCGAGGTTGGCCGAGGCGTTGTTGCTGGCAGCCCTGCGGCGGACCGAGAGCCTTGGTGCGCATTGCCGGAGGGATGCGCTGGCGGCGTAG
- the nadA gene encoding quinolinate synthase NadA, whose translation MSPRTAATAPAWRDGLEHEYAELVQRLEPLLPCLELPLHLPWIDAINALKRERGAVIMAHSYQSPEIFHGVADVTGDSLALAQAAADCEADLIVLCGVHFMAESAKILAPRKTVLIPDLEAGCSLASSITAADVRALRKQYPGVPVVSYVNTSAAVKAESDACCTSANAVQVVEAMDCGRVIFLPDRYLGRHVATQTEVELILWHGQCEVHEKFTAQEARHARERYDAKLVAHPECPPEVLAEADFVGSTSAMGRWLEREKPERVALITECSMADNLRTRFPATQFIKPCNLCPHMQRITLPNIHAALRDMKHAVEVPADIAARARRALERMLAVGRRETV comes from the coding sequence ATGTCCCCGCGAACCGCCGCCACCGCGCCTGCCTGGCGCGACGGCCTGGAACACGAGTACGCCGAACTGGTGCAGCGGCTCGAACCGCTGCTGCCCTGCCTGGAGCTGCCGCTCCACCTGCCGTGGATCGACGCGATCAACGCGCTCAAGCGCGAGCGCGGCGCGGTGATCATGGCGCACAGCTACCAGTCGCCGGAGATCTTCCACGGCGTGGCCGACGTCACCGGCGATTCGCTGGCCCTGGCGCAGGCGGCGGCGGACTGCGAGGCCGACCTGATCGTGCTGTGCGGCGTCCACTTCATGGCCGAGAGCGCGAAGATCCTGGCGCCACGCAAGACCGTGCTGATCCCGGACCTCGAAGCCGGCTGCTCGCTCGCCTCGTCGATCACCGCCGCCGACGTGCGCGCGCTGCGTAAGCAATACCCCGGGGTGCCGGTGGTCAGCTACGTCAACACGTCCGCCGCGGTGAAGGCGGAGTCCGACGCCTGCTGCACCTCCGCCAACGCGGTGCAGGTGGTCGAGGCGATGGACTGCGGGCGGGTGATCTTCCTGCCCGACCGCTACCTCGGCCGCCACGTCGCCACGCAGACCGAGGTCGAGCTGATTCTCTGGCACGGCCAGTGCGAGGTGCACGAGAAGTTCACCGCGCAGGAGGCGCGCCATGCGCGCGAGCGCTACGACGCGAAGCTGGTGGCGCATCCCGAATGCCCGCCCGAGGTGCTGGCCGAGGCGGACTTCGTCGGATCGACCAGCGCCATGGGTCGCTGGCTGGAGCGCGAGAAGCCCGAGCGCGTGGCGCTGATCACCGAATGCTCGATGGCCGACAATCTGCGCACGCGGTTCCCGGCGACGCAGTTCATCAAGCCGTGCAACCTGTGCCCGCACATGCAGCGCATCACGCTGCCCAACATCCACGCCGCGCTGCGCGACATGAAACATGCGGTCGAGGTGCCCGCCGACATCGCCGCGCGTGCCCGTCGCGCGCTGGAACGCATGCTGGCAGTGGGCCGGCGCGAGACCGTGTGA